In Molothrus aeneus isolate 106 chromosome 31, BPBGC_Maene_1.0, whole genome shotgun sequence, the genomic stretch CCCTACGCCTTCCTGGTCACCGGGGGCAGTCTGCTCCTTGGCATCGCCCTCTTTGTTGGCATCGTGGTGAGGTGAGTGCCAGGGAGGCTGGCCCAGGGGGCTGTGTCTGCCCCCTCCCTCACCTGGAGCCTCTCTTCTCCCCTGCAGGTACAGGCAGATGTGGTGGACGAGTGGCCAGGAGACGACCAAGCCAGAGGCCGAGGGGCAGCACATGCTGGTCCCTCTGAGCTTACCCCCACCCTCCCTCAGTGATACCCCTCTGCTCCCACACCctgccccctcagcccctggaGGGCTCCACACAGCTCAGGCAGATTATTCCTCCTCAGGGCAGTAGCCAGGGGCTGAACATGCTGGTAGGTGCTTGGGGGTTGGATGGAGGGTCCCAAGGCTTTGATATGGCTCTGGGAGCAGTTCCCCCCAGTATCTGGTGGCTCTGTGGTTGGGACAAGCCTCTGAGGAGGAGAATCAGTGCCATCCCCCATGGGGAGCAGCTAGGAAAAACTCAAACTGGGTCCTGGGGGCACCTTCAGCACCAAGCTGGGATGGCCAGGAGTGACAGCACTGGAACCAGAGCTTGGGAGCTGGCTTGGGACCCAGTCTGGGGGTCccacagggaaggaagggcCTGGTCCCTACAGTGCCACAGGGATCAGGGAGGGAGGGCCTGGCTGGATCAGCCCCAtacctctgctgcagcccccttgGGGCTCCTTTTTAAAACACATGTTGGGGAAACAGGACAATGTGGctcaaataaatgctttggaTTTATACTGGAGTGGCTGCTGGGAGTGGGGTGGCAGAGGGGTCGCTGCAGTCCCCCCATTGTCTGGGAGTGGCTCCAGTGGGGTTGTACCCCACTTCATTCACCTTCCTGTACTCTATGCAGCCCCACCATGTaccccaggctgtgctctgtggttCAGTGGTGCCTCCCAGGCTGTaccctctgtgctgtgcacgTCTTCCTGCCACagatccccagccctgcactcccagctctgcactccctgctctgcaccccaACCCTGCACCCCAACCCTGCACTCCCAACCCTGCACTCCCAAACCTGCACTCCCAACCCTGCACCCCAACCCTGCACCCCAACCCTGCACTCCCAACCCTGCACCCCAACCCTGCACCCCAACCCTGCACTCCCAACCTTGCACCCCAACCCTGCACTCCCAACCCTGCACTCCCAACCCTGCACCCCAACCCTGCACTCCCAACCCTGCACCCCAACCCTGCACCCCAGCCGTgcctcctctgccctgcagtgcccaccctgtgctgggTTGTGCaacagcccagggagctgcagctgcacccgGGCAGGAAACCACAGCTCGAGGGAAGAGGGTGCTCAGGCACCCTGGGGACCGTGTTCCTCTTCCCTTCTGCTGGCCCCCTGCTATAAAAAGCCTGGCAGGATGCAGATGTGCTCTTGGGGGAGCCCCAGTACCACTGGCCCCCAAAACTGTGGTGACTCCTGCCAGCACAAGGCCCAGCCCAAGCCCCCAGGACCACTGCTCCCTCTCAGCCAACAAGTTTATTTTACTAGATCATTACACATGCCAGTCTCACTGCATGCCCCCAGCTCGGGCACGGTTCTGGTCAGGATTGTCCCAGCGAaaggggcacagccctgctggagtCCAGGAGCGGGGTCCCTTCAGGACTGCAGACGTGACAGGGTTTCTCTCACCGGACCCTTCCCGTGGTTCATGCCCATCGTTGTCTCATGCCTCGGGGTGGGGAAGGCTCGCAGGCCACTCGGGGGCGGCATCAGGCGACGCTAATGCAGCTTGCAGTGGACGGGGTGTAGCAGGGccatgtgctcagccccctTGAAGGGCAGCTTCTCGGTGGAGTAGTAGTGCACAACTTCGGGGATGCTGGAGAAGACGCCGCTGGCCTGGCTGAGCGTGTACTTGTTGTCCTTGGTCTGGGCCACGATGATGTGGACGCAGCCCTGGCTGGTCCTGGGCGGCCAGCAGGCATCAGTGCTGCCGCCAGCCCCCCGGCGCCCGCCTGCCCCGCGGCCGTATCCACCCCTGTTTGTTCCCGTCCCGCTCTGATTGTTTcggctccaggggctgcacttCCTCAGGAAGGAAACGCCGCTGGCGCTCCCGACAATGCGCCGGGGAGGGGGACACGCCGTACCCCCCCTCCGCCCCGGCCTCACACCAGGATGCCTGGGTCCCCCCCGGATCGGGGGGTGCCATCCCTCGGGGTGCGGGTGCTCCCTCCCCATCAGGGTTTTTGGTGGGAACAACCAGGGGCAACTCCCGCCGAAGCAGCGCCCCAGGGTGAGGATTCCCCGCACGTCCCCAGGAGGGTGGGACACCCCCAATCTCTGTGGGCACCCCGACACTCACTTGAGCGCGATGGAGTACTTGCCGCTGCCGCTCTCGCTGGTGCGCACCAGGTACCCGGCCTCCCGGCACGGCTGCAGCCGGCTCTCCGCCTCCGCCCGAGTGATGGCCCCGTGGTACCAGCTGCGGGACACGGGGAGCGACGCTGAGCCGTGGCAGAACAGCGGCCACTCCGTCCCTGCTCGCCCCGTTCCCCACGCCTGGATCGGCCTCGCACTCACGGCTGCTTCTCCAGCGCCAGGGCGGGGTCCACCCGCTCCCCCTCGCTGTGCTCGGTGCCCGCCGGCTTCAGCATCTTGGGGGTCCAGCTCTTCTGGCGCAGGTGCTGCCGCGGAGTCTCCTCCTTAGGACGCTCCGAGCCCTCAAACTGGACTGGGAGGGACAAGATGTGAGCCCCCCAAAGCCCCACCTCTACTTTTGATCCCCATCCCTAGCTCcatgcctgtccccagccccagcacctcccccGTTGCCAGTCCTAACCCCTTCTCCAACCATGTGCCTGTCCCCATCTGGTCCAACACCCCACCATGAAAGGGGACACCTTCAGTTAcatcagagccccatccaacctgacctggCAGGCACCACCTctgtgggcaacctgtgccagtgccttaCCACCCCCAGCCCAAGAAAATTCTTGTATCTAAAGTGCTCCTTATAGTTAAAAACCATTGCCCTTGTCCTGTTGTCACAAGCCCTGCTAGAaagtctgtccccatccctgtccctgttgcCACCCCCATTCCCCCCCCACGCCTGTCCCTTCCCCCCATGCTCactcccaccctgtccctgtcccctacCTGACAGTGCTTTGACAATCTGCTCCTTCTTccactcccagggctgctcataCTCCCCGGCCGGGCGCTCGTCGTTCTCGGGCAGGcgcccatccccagccctcaccctgcgctctggggtccccccagccaccccctccccaggctcGTAAGGGGTGTCATAGAGCTGTGGCCCCTTCCCTGCCACCTCCTTGCCCCCCAGCCTCTTGGCAAGATCCAGCTTGgcacccccctccccagcctctccGGGGCcatccagcagcaggatggctttGACCAGGGGATCCTTGGAGCCACGACGACGGATTTCTGTGGGGAAGAGGGATGGTGGGTCAGGGATGGGTCTGTGTgtcccctgagacccccccaaTCCCACTACCAGCCCTCAGTGAGGGATGGATGTGCCGGCAACGCCCCATTGGGAGCCAGCtcgggaggagctggagcaggaaggggcccatcctcatcctcatcctcatggcgcctgctctgctgtccagccctggcGTTGCTGGCGCCACAGGCCCACGCCAGTGGGGCCAGCTGGGCTCCATGGCAGCAGGATGCTACACCCCAAACTGGAGCTCAGATGAGCGGGAGGCCGCCCCAGGGGCTcgcccctcccagccccctgcTTCTCCCCACGGCGCCAGTCCTTGCTTaacagcctgggctgccccgcacggaaaaaaaaaaaaaaaaaaaaatcagcagcaaaTCTTTTATTTCCAGCTTCCGGCCCAGTCAGTTCCTGTTGTTGTGGCCAGCTGGACGGTGGCCACGCCGGCCGGGGTGTCGCTGCCTGGGGGCCACGTCCATGGGGAGCTCTTGGGGGGTGGTACCCTGGCATGGCTGGGGGGCATGGAGGGCTCTGCAGTGGCCACATGTGCCCGTGGGTGATGGCAGCAGGTCACGGACACGGCTGAGGGGCCGGCCAGCACAGGTCAGTGTCCGGCCTTGCTCCCACTCCTTATCTGGCCCCGCGCAGCCGCAGGAAGCGGAGAGAGCTTTCCTGTTCCCGGAGCCTCCTGAGCCGGGTGGCTCCGAGGGCAGCCACAGGCTCCTGCCCGGGGAgtggtgccagctgtgctgctgtggcacagctcaACGTGGCACTTACCTGTGATCATCTGCTGGGCATCGTAGGGCTCCATGTACCCATCGTTCTCCCCCAGGCGCTCAGCGTCCCGCTGCCCCTTGGTGCGTTTGGCGTCGTAAGGGTCTGCGTAATCCTCCAGGATGATGACCTGGGCAGAGAACAGGCGTGTCTGGCTTCAGGGGGCCGTGGGGGTCCCAGCAGGGGTGGCAGAGATGtcaccagcacagagccaggcagggaacAGGCACACTGGGGTCCCCAGGGAAGGATGGCGGCTTATCTGGGGTAAATGGAGCCGTGCCGCAACCCCAGAGGATGCACCCAGTGACACCTTTGGGTGGGGGCAGTCCAGACCATTCCTATGCCCCTCAATGATGGTGAAGAGCCTGGGTGGAGCTCTGGGACCCTTCTGGGTGACAGCAACCCTGCAGAGCACCCAGTGCTCCCAAGGCTGTGCAGGGGTGAAAGACCAGCTTCCAGAAAAGCTTTGCATCAGCCTTTGTTTAACCAGCAGATGAGCTCTGGGGTCAGGCTGGCTATGATGAGGGTGCCCCCCCACCCCCGAATGGGTGATGAAGGGCAGCTGGGATGAAGGCAGCTTTGAAGGAATTAAAAGGCAGTGGAGCCGGGCAGGATAAAAGGATGAAGTCAGCCAGGCTAATGAGTCGGAGACCAAAGCAGTTAAAGCTGCCAGCGCTTCCCGCTCCCCACATCTCCCCCTCTGCCCCCggctcccagtccctgccttACCGTCTCTGTCTTGGGGGGCTTCCCCTTGTCCTGCTCGGGGGCAGGcaggctggcaggcagggctccGGGGTGCCCCTTCCCGTTCTTCTCGGAAGCCTCCACCTTGATCAGGCGGTTGATGTAGGTTTTGGAGGGTCCCTCCGGCGTGCCTCCCTCCACTCGGGaattcttcctcatcttcccgGTGGCGGCCTGGAGCagaccctgcaggttgtcccgTGACAGCCGGCTGCCCCCTTCCTTGCCACCCCCGGCCGCCCGGTACCCCCCCAGCTCAGCCGTTGAATTCTTGCGGCTCTTCCCGAGGCTCCCGCTTCCCGGCCGAGCCTTCTCTGAAACCGTCTTCAGGTTGGATGGGAACTCCTTGAACCACTTGGCCGCCATCGAGCTGGGGAGACCGAGGGTGCCGCAGCCCCCCCGGGGCTCCGCGACACCCCCCGGCTGCCCCGCCGGCTCGGAGTGGGCTCAGCccggctgcccccagccccggcaACGGGAACCTCTGCGCACTGGGGCCAGCCCGGGAGCGGGGACGCGGGCCGGGGGACCGGGGCCTTCGTGGGGGGCTCCAGGCGTCCTCGGCCCCGGCGGGGACGGCCGGTGGGTCCCCAGGGGTGCCGGCTCCTGCGGCCCGGGGAGGTCCCTGGCCCCGGGGAAGGGTCTCGGAGGGGTTCGGCGTATCTGCTCCAGCAATGGGGTGAGTCGGGGGGTCTCGCCGGGGGTCGGAGGAGTCCGGCCGGGGCAGTCCCGGGGAGGTTCCAGGGGTCCGCTGCCCCTGGGGACGGGGCTCGTGGGGGTCTCTCCGAGCTCGGGAGGGCCCGGCCGGGAAGGGGCAGCCGGGGGGTCCCGTCGCGGCTCCTCGGCAGGGCCGGTCTCCGGGGGCAGAGGGGCTTCGGAGAGGGGTCAGGCCGGCCCAGGGGGCCCCATGCGGCTGCGACGGGatgggccggggccgggccgggccggaggGGCCGGAGGGGGCGGCAGGGCCGGCGCTCCCCGCCCAGATCCggagggggcggccccggggaacggcgcggccccggcgggcCCGGGGAGCCGTGGGAAGCTTCGGTGGGGGTCCGGTCCCGGTGGGGCTGAGACATCCCCTGACCCTGCCTGGCTGATGGCACCACCCTAGACAGGGATCCCCCGACGGACCGAACGAGTGGACCCCGCGCAGAGACTCCAGGACAGCACAGAGCGACCCCTGCAGAGACCCTGGGCACGCACCCCGAGGATTGAACCTGGGCATGGGCTCTGCTCGCTGTGGATGGAGATTCTGCACAGCCCCCTGTGCACAGCACCCTTACAGAGACCCCGAGTACAGCACCCTTACAGAGACCCCGAGCACAGCACCCTTACAGGGATCCCGAGCACAGCACCCTTACAGAGACCCTGAGCACAGCACCTTTATAGGGACCCTGAGTACAGCATCCTTATAGGGACCCCGAGTACAGCACCCTTACAGGGACCCCGAGCACAGCACCCTTACAGGGACCCTGAGTACAGCATCCTTATAGGGACCCCGAGCACAGCACCTTTATAGGGACCCCGAGCACAGCACCCTTACAGAGACCCTGAGCACAGCACCTTTATAGGGACCCTGAGTACAGCATCCTTATAGGGACCCCGAGTACAGCACCTTTATAGGGATCCCGTGCACAGCACCTTTATAGGGACCCCGAGCACAGCACCTTTATAGGGACCCCGAGCACAGCATCCTTACAGGGACCCCGAGCACAGCACCCTTACAAGGACCCCGAGCACAGCACCTTTATAGGGACCCTGAGTACAGCATCCTTATAGGGACCCCGAGCACAGCACCTTTACAGGGACCCTGAGTACAGCATCCTTATAGGGACCCCGAGCACAGCACCCTTACAGAGATCCCGAGCACAGCACCTTTACAGGGACCCCGAGCACAGCACCTTTACAGGGACTCCGAGCACAGCCCGATGGGGCACAAGCGCTGTGTGCAGTCAGGGCACTCTCTGTGGCTCACACCACTCCAGCCAAGTTGTGACCGTGCTGTCACCTTGctggaaaagcacagcagagctcactGGTTTGGCCTCTGTCAGGCTGCAATGCCTTACAACAGCAAAGCAACCCCTTTGCAACTGCTCgggaagaggagaagagggGTTTGTGGCAGAATCGCTCCCATAGCCCCAGGATGGGAGTTTGTGGCAGAACAGAGGCTCCTCTTCTGTACAGGGGGAGGCGCTGGGCGCTGGCAGCGCCATAGGAAGTGATGGCGATTTCCTCGCTGGCGCTGCGGGGCAGGATGTGCAGTGCAGTGTGCGATGCCCCTGGCAGGCTGGTGCCCGAACTGCCGCTGGGATCTTTCCTGCCTTCAGCTTTGCCTTCTTGAGGCCTAGGAAAATCCTGCTTCTCCACCAGCAAACTCGGGTgctggtttcttttctttccttcataaGGCAGATTTCAATCCCCCTCAGTTTTTATGGGGCCTCAATTGGACAGACATGCAGGCAAGCACTGTCCTGGTCGCTTTGTGCTGCAGTGGTGTTCGCCCCAATGTGCCACATTTCTCCTTCAGGAAGACTTCCCTCGTCCTTGttctctgccagctcccacaGGGGAGGGCCTTGGGAGTGCCTTTGGCAGCggtggctctgcccagctccttccctgagcagcctggtggcCACGAAGGCcaagccctgctcagagggggatggctcctccctgggcaggtgTGGACAGACAGGACTGGCAGGGGGCCTGCAAGACACCTGCTCCTGCTTCAGTGTCAGCCTTGATGCTCGCCAGGTCAGCATCCCAGGGACAGAGTGTCCTGCAGGGCCCTTTTCAGCTCTGCTCATCCCAGCCTGTAAAGA encodes the following:
- the SHE gene encoding SH2 domain-containing adapter protein E gives rise to the protein MAAKWFKEFPSNLKTVSEKARPGSGSLGKSRKNSTAELGGYRAAGGGKEGGSRLSRDNLQGLLQAATGKMRKNSRVEGGTPEGPSKTYINRLIKVEASEKNGKGHPGALPASLPAPEQDKGKPPKTETVIILEDYADPYDAKRTKGQRDAERLGENDGYMEPYDAQQMITEIRRRGSKDPLVKAILLLDGPGEAGEGGAKLDLAKRLGGKEVAGKGPQLYDTPYEPGEGVAGGTPERRVRAGDGRLPENDERPAGEYEQPWEWKKEQIVKALSVQFEGSERPKEETPRQHLRQKSWTPKMLKPAGTEHSEGERVDPALALEKQPWYHGAITRAEAESRLQPCREAGYLVRTSESGSGKYSIALKTSQGCVHIIVAQTKDNKYTLSQASGVFSSIPEVVHYYSTEKLPFKGAEHMALLHPVHCKLH